One window of Mesorhizobium sp. WSM4904 genomic DNA carries:
- a CDS encoding c-type cytochrome: MRFWTTMGLLALTLSAAAAQEMSNGEQEYLNSCAVCHGVDGKGDGPMADVLRKRPADLTTLTRRNGGEFPYWRVYSTIDGRGLVPEHGERDMPVWGNQFLPDDVKRYGPYGGEAVTTERIHNLAGYVQTLQRQ, translated from the coding sequence ATGCGATTCTGGACGACGATGGGTCTCTTGGCGCTGACGCTGAGCGCCGCGGCGGCACAGGAGATGAGCAATGGCGAGCAGGAATATCTGAACTCCTGCGCCGTCTGCCACGGCGTGGACGGCAAAGGCGACGGACCTATGGCCGACGTATTGCGGAAGCGCCCAGCGGATCTGACGACGCTGACAAGGCGCAATGGTGGGGAATTTCCCTATTGGCGGGTCTACTCGACGATCGACGGCCGCGGCCTCGTGCCGGAGCACGGCGAGCGCGACATGCCGGTCTGGGGCAATCAGTTCCTGCCTGACGACGTGAAGCGCTACGGCCCCTACGGTGGGGAGGCCGTCACCACGGAACGCATCCATAACCTCGCCGGTTACGTCCAGACGCTTCAACGCCAATGA
- a CDS encoding bifunctional acetate--CoA ligase family protein/GNAT family N-acetyltransferase: protein MTIRNLEYAVSPKSVAVVGATERAGSVGRVVFSNIVSGGFEGEIWPLNPKHAQVAGHRCYAKVADLPGIPDLAVIVTPPDTVPGMVRELAEKGTRAAVVITAGLNRENGLRQAMLDATKPSLMRIIGPNTVGLMIPPAKLNASFAHMAARSGNIALVSQSGAIATSLIDWAAENNVGFSRIISLGDMADVDVGDCLDMLAGDFHTRAIVMYLETIPNPRKFMSAARAAARLKPVIAIKPGRHEQAARAAATHTGALSGADRVVDAALRRAGVLRVNDLAELFDAAETVARYSPLERARVGIVTNGGGAGVLAVDKLVGRGGELATLSPSTIERLNRMLPPTWSHANPIDIVGDAAPERYGAALEALAADPETDVIMVMNCPTGLGSSPDAARKVAELGDEGEVGGKPLLACWLGEHTARQGRDILTEAGIASFETPEDTAIAASYLSEWSRAQRALLRTPSSQDEGQVAGKASVHAIFRQVASEGRRMLTEPEAKAAIAAYGIPVPRTIVAGSVPEAAQAAGQLLESSASVVVKLLSKAVSHKSDVGGVVLDITSAAEAGEAARSIEIRLSAQAPGTKADGYTVQTMVVRKHAQELILGMNLDPMFGPIILFGAGGTAVEVLNDTAIALPPLDDVLAGDVIDATRIGRLLAGYRDRKPADRAAIIAALNGLSQMIVDFPCLVSLDINPLLADSEGVIALDARIEIDPRRMDEPAPNPALAIRPYPSGWSRDLLSDGMSFHVRPIMPADVALYPAFLAKISPDDLRLRFLSPRRNFPDQMLKRLTQLDYDRDIAFVALEKDTGALAGVGRLSCDPDHRTGEYALLVRSDLQGHGLGWDLLKQVIDYAKAEGVSRIEGMILNENRKMLTMCREFGFSLAHHPSEAGLSVATLELG from the coding sequence ATGACCATCCGAAATCTTGAATATGCCGTCTCGCCGAAATCCGTCGCCGTCGTCGGCGCTACCGAGCGCGCCGGCTCGGTCGGCCGCGTCGTCTTTTCCAATATCGTCAGCGGCGGCTTCGAGGGAGAGATCTGGCCGCTCAATCCCAAACATGCACAGGTGGCCGGTCATCGCTGCTATGCGAAGGTCGCCGATCTTCCTGGCATTCCCGATCTGGCCGTCATCGTGACCCCTCCCGACACCGTTCCAGGCATGGTGCGCGAGCTGGCCGAGAAGGGAACACGCGCGGCCGTCGTCATCACCGCCGGGCTCAATCGCGAGAACGGTCTGCGCCAGGCGATGCTCGACGCGACCAAACCCTCGCTCATGCGCATCATCGGGCCGAACACGGTCGGGCTGATGATCCCTCCGGCCAAGCTGAACGCCAGTTTCGCCCACATGGCGGCCAGGTCCGGGAACATTGCCCTGGTTTCGCAATCCGGCGCGATCGCCACGTCGCTGATCGATTGGGCAGCCGAAAACAATGTCGGCTTTTCCCGGATCATCTCCCTCGGCGACATGGCCGACGTCGACGTCGGCGACTGCCTCGACATGCTGGCGGGCGATTTTCACACGCGCGCCATCGTGATGTATCTCGAAACGATACCCAATCCACGCAAGTTCATGTCGGCCGCGCGGGCGGCGGCGCGCCTCAAGCCGGTCATCGCCATCAAGCCCGGCCGGCACGAGCAGGCGGCCAGGGCGGCCGCGACACATACCGGCGCGCTTTCCGGCGCCGACAGGGTCGTCGACGCCGCCTTGCGCAGGGCAGGGGTGCTGCGCGTGAACGACCTTGCCGAATTGTTCGACGCCGCCGAAACGGTCGCGCGCTATTCTCCGCTCGAGCGAGCGCGGGTCGGTATCGTCACCAATGGCGGCGGCGCCGGCGTTCTTGCGGTCGACAAGCTGGTCGGACGCGGAGGTGAGCTGGCCACGCTTTCGCCGTCTACGATCGAGAGGCTGAACCGCATGCTGCCGCCGACCTGGTCGCATGCAAACCCGATCGATATCGTCGGTGACGCGGCGCCGGAGCGCTATGGCGCGGCACTCGAAGCCTTGGCGGCAGATCCCGAAACGGACGTCATCATGGTCATGAACTGCCCGACCGGGCTCGGCTCATCGCCCGACGCCGCCAGAAAGGTGGCCGAGCTTGGCGACGAGGGCGAGGTCGGAGGAAAACCGCTGCTGGCGTGCTGGCTCGGCGAGCATACCGCGCGGCAGGGCCGGGACATACTGACGGAGGCCGGCATCGCGAGCTTCGAAACGCCGGAGGATACGGCGATCGCGGCGTCCTATCTCAGCGAATGGTCGCGGGCCCAGCGAGCGCTCCTGCGTACGCCCTCGAGCCAGGACGAAGGCCAAGTCGCCGGCAAGGCGTCGGTGCATGCCATCTTCCGGCAGGTGGCAAGCGAGGGGCGGCGCATGCTGACGGAGCCGGAAGCAAAAGCGGCGATAGCCGCTTACGGCATTCCCGTGCCGCGAACCATCGTCGCCGGATCCGTCCCGGAAGCGGCGCAGGCGGCCGGCCAGCTTCTCGAAAGCTCCGCAAGCGTGGTCGTCAAATTGTTGTCGAAGGCGGTTTCACACAAATCCGATGTCGGCGGCGTGGTCCTCGACATCACGAGCGCCGCGGAGGCTGGTGAGGCCGCGCGGTCGATCGAGATACGCCTGAGCGCGCAGGCGCCAGGGACGAAGGCGGACGGCTACACCGTGCAAACCATGGTCGTGCGCAAACATGCACAGGAGCTCATTCTAGGCATGAACCTGGACCCGATGTTCGGCCCGATCATTCTGTTCGGCGCCGGCGGCACGGCGGTCGAGGTTCTCAACGACACCGCGATCGCGCTTCCGCCGCTCGACGACGTTCTGGCCGGAGACGTGATCGACGCAACGCGAATAGGCCGCCTGCTTGCCGGCTATCGCGACCGGAAGCCAGCCGATCGAGCCGCGATCATCGCCGCGCTGAACGGTTTGTCGCAAATGATCGTCGACTTCCCTTGCCTGGTTTCCCTCGACATCAACCCGTTGCTGGCCGACAGCGAAGGCGTGATCGCGCTCGATGCCCGCATCGAAATCGATCCGCGACGGATGGATGAACCAGCGCCGAATCCGGCCCTTGCCATAAGGCCCTATCCGTCGGGATGGAGCCGCGACCTGCTATCGGACGGCATGTCTTTCCACGTCCGGCCAATCATGCCGGCGGACGTCGCGCTTTATCCGGCGTTCCTGGCGAAGATTTCCCCTGACGACCTGCGGCTGCGCTTCCTCTCGCCGCGCAGGAATTTCCCGGACCAGATGCTGAAACGGCTGACGCAGCTCGACTATGATCGCGACATCGCCTTCGTCGCGCTCGAGAAGGACACGGGCGCGCTGGCCGGTGTCGGCAGGCTTTCCTGCGACCCGGATCACAGGACCGGCGAATATGCGCTGCTCGTGCGATCGGATCTGCAGGGGCATGGCTTGGGATGGGACCTGCTGAAACAGGTCATTGACTATGCGAAGGCCGAAGGCGTCAGCCGGATCGAGGGCATGATCCTCAACGAAAATCGCAAGATGCTGACAATGTGCCGGGAGTTTGGCTTCTCGCTTGCGCATCACCCCAGCGAGGCCGGCCTGTCGGTGGCGACGCTGGAGCTCGGTTAA
- a CDS encoding DUF302 domain-containing protein, giving the protein MSYYLGKSLEMPFVAAIEHVTKKLAGKGFGILTRIDVQHTMKVKLGVDFKPYMILGACNPHFAWRALQAEDKIGAMLPCNVIVTETAPGRVEVAAIDPMAAMGAIDNPQLAATARDVRLLLQEMIGEL; this is encoded by the coding sequence ATGAGCTACTATCTCGGCAAAAGCCTCGAGATGCCGTTCGTGGCGGCGATCGAACACGTAACCAAGAAGCTTGCCGGCAAGGGCTTTGGCATCCTGACGAGGATCGATGTCCAGCACACGATGAAGGTCAAGCTGGGCGTGGACTTCAAGCCATACATGATCCTCGGCGCCTGCAATCCGCATTTCGCCTGGCGCGCGCTGCAGGCCGAGGACAAGATCGGCGCCATGCTGCCCTGCAACGTGATCGTGACCGAGACCGCCCCCGGTCGGGTCGAGGTAGCGGCCATCGATCCGATGGCGGCGATGGGGGCCATCGACAACCCCCAGCTTGCCGCGACGGCAAGGGATGTTCGGCTGTTGCTGCAGGAAATGATCGGCGAGCTTTGA
- a CDS encoding bifunctional aminoglycoside phosphotransferase/ATP-binding protein, producing MIAENQDVVVEMLKDPAAYGEVGPVEAIETHISRIFLVARRAFKLKRAVELPYVDFSTPELRLAACEKEVELNSRTAPGLYLGVHRITREGDRLALDGPGDLVDAVIEMVRFDQSKLLDRMAGAGELTPALMTNVARMIARYHRSAEEIHAGSGSANIGGVLDINSAGFATSHVFDGREIETLDAAFRTALARHAGLLDRRETAGRVRRCHGDLHLRNICLFEGEPRLFDCIEFNDRIATVDVLYDLAFLLMDLWHRGFPQFANLVMNRYLDDADDEDGFILLPFFMAVRAAVRAHVTATQVEEGSSDSAKLTAEARSYFELARALLAEAPPRLVAIGGLSGSGKTTVAEALAAHIGAPPGARIVESDRIRKAMHGVAAETRLPDKAYRPGVSERVYRQIGWRAELILVEGGSVVADAVFDKPEDRDRIERAASEANAPFAGFWLSADPAVLWHRVSERKGGPSDATVDILSRQLQRDAGPLTWRKIEADRKIAEITAEVAAFVEGAPSSPVSLRKTGS from the coding sequence ATGATCGCTGAGAACCAGGACGTCGTGGTCGAGATGTTGAAGGATCCTGCCGCCTATGGCGAGGTTGGCCCCGTCGAGGCGATCGAGACCCATATTTCCCGGATATTTCTCGTCGCGCGCCGCGCTTTCAAGCTGAAGCGGGCGGTCGAGTTGCCTTATGTCGATTTTTCGACGCCGGAGCTGCGGCTCGCCGCGTGCGAAAAGGAAGTGGAGTTGAACTCCCGGACGGCGCCGGGCCTTTATCTCGGTGTCCACCGCATCACGCGCGAAGGAGACCGGCTTGCCCTGGATGGGCCGGGTGACCTGGTCGACGCCGTCATCGAAATGGTTCGCTTCGATCAGTCGAAGCTTCTGGATCGCATGGCCGGCGCGGGCGAGCTGACACCAGCCCTGATGACGAACGTCGCACGCATGATCGCGCGGTACCACCGCAGCGCCGAGGAAATCCATGCCGGCAGCGGGTCGGCGAATATCGGCGGCGTGCTCGATATCAATTCGGCCGGATTTGCAACAAGCCACGTCTTTGACGGAAGGGAGATCGAAACGCTCGACGCCGCGTTCCGCACCGCCCTCGCCCGTCATGCCGGCCTGCTTGACCGGCGCGAGACGGCGGGCCGCGTCCGCCGCTGCCACGGCGACCTGCATCTGCGCAACATCTGCCTCTTCGAGGGCGAGCCGCGCTTGTTCGATTGCATCGAGTTCAACGACCGGATCGCTACTGTCGACGTGCTCTACGACTTGGCATTCCTGTTGATGGACCTGTGGCACCGCGGCTTTCCGCAATTCGCCAATCTGGTGATGAATCGCTATCTCGATGACGCCGACGACGAAGACGGTTTCATCCTCCTGCCGTTCTTCATGGCGGTGCGGGCCGCGGTGCGCGCGCATGTCACGGCAACGCAAGTCGAGGAAGGCAGTTCGGATTCAGCAAAGCTCACTGCCGAAGCGCGGTCCTACTTCGAGCTCGCCCGAGCCCTGCTCGCCGAGGCGCCGCCTCGGCTCGTCGCGATCGGCGGTTTGAGCGGCTCCGGCAAGACCACGGTCGCCGAAGCGCTCGCCGCCCACATCGGTGCGCCGCCCGGCGCACGGATTGTCGAGAGCGACCGCATCCGCAAGGCCATGCACGGCGTGGCCGCTGAAACGAGGCTGCCGGACAAGGCCTACCGTCCAGGCGTGTCGGAACGCGTCTATCGCCAGATCGGCTGGCGCGCGGAGCTGATCCTTGTCGAAGGCGGCTCCGTTGTCGCCGACGCCGTTTTCGACAAGCCGGAGGATCGCGACAGGATCGAACGCGCCGCGAGCGAGGCAAATGCCCCGTTTGCGGGATTTTGGCTGTCGGCCGATCCGGCGGTGCTTTGGCATCGGGTCAGCGAGCGCAAGGGCGGCCCCTCCGATGCCACGGTCGACATCCTGTCGCGGCAATTGCAGCGCGACGCCGGTCCGTTGACATGGCGCAAGATCGAGGCAGACCGCAAGATAGCCGAAATCACCGCCGAGGTGGCGGCCTTCGTCGAGGGCGCTCCTTCATCTCCAGTCAGCCTCAGGAAGACGGGATCATAG
- a CDS encoding universal stress protein, producing the protein MPFKTLLTVTGPDHGDGDVRLAAGLCEEINAHLSVLVLVMAAPPSGGEYAAVVSPAWLAEREAEMETLERRSSAVSKMLLESLVSADLSSDYPEQSWADEVIGRRARYADLTVVGPEMLAGHLLKEKVIAGGLFSSGRPVLLVPEAARATLKPKRVLVAWDASLEASRAVRESLDILARADEVRIAMIDPVEDERHHGAEPGADVAAYLARHGVKVTVDRLPSSNHSIAGVLRQHAVDTGAELMVMGAYGHSRLRERIFGGVTKSMIEEP; encoded by the coding sequence ATGCCATTCAAGACTTTGCTCACCGTCACGGGGCCGGATCATGGGGACGGCGATGTGAGGCTCGCCGCCGGTCTCTGCGAGGAAATCAACGCACATCTCTCCGTGCTGGTCCTGGTCATGGCCGCGCCTCCCTCGGGCGGAGAATACGCAGCGGTGGTCTCGCCGGCGTGGCTCGCAGAGCGCGAAGCCGAAATGGAAACGCTGGAGAGGCGCAGCTCCGCGGTCTCCAAAATGCTGTTGGAAAGCCTCGTATCGGCTGACCTGAGCAGCGATTACCCGGAGCAGTCCTGGGCGGATGAAGTCATCGGTCGGCGCGCCCGTTACGCCGATTTGACCGTTGTCGGGCCAGAAATGCTCGCAGGCCACTTGCTCAAGGAGAAGGTCATCGCAGGCGGACTGTTCTCGTCAGGAAGGCCTGTCCTGCTGGTCCCCGAGGCAGCGCGAGCGACGTTGAAACCGAAACGCGTCCTTGTCGCGTGGGACGCCAGCCTGGAAGCGTCGCGGGCCGTGCGGGAATCGCTCGACATCCTGGCACGGGCCGATGAGGTGCGCATCGCCATGATCGACCCGGTCGAGGACGAACGGCACCACGGAGCGGAACCCGGGGCGGACGTGGCAGCCTATCTCGCCCGCCACGGCGTGAAGGTTACGGTCGACCGTCTGCCGAGTTCGAACCATTCGATCGCCGGTGTCCTTCGCCAGCACGCGGTCGACACCGGCGCCGAGCTCATGGTCATGGGAGCCTACGGCCATTCCCGCCTGCGCGAGCGGATCTTTGGCGGCGTGACCAAGTCGATGATCGAGGAACCGTGA